A genome region from Anastrepha ludens isolate Willacy chromosome 3, idAnaLude1.1, whole genome shotgun sequence includes the following:
- the LOC128856435 gene encoding uncharacterized protein LOC128856435 translates to MGKFRRCAYLLGVIIVILCIFMEAIEAGWSAQCWKKHNSGSIQTPDGEFKRPFGILCTYHCMLWFPPIYPYCEFIFDLRMSRHFTSYPDCYEIRCNETFTFIGN, encoded by the exons atgggtaaattTCGTAGATGTGCGTATTTGCTCGGGGTGATAATAgtaattttgtgcatttttatggaaGCCATTGAAGCGG GCTGGAGTGCGCAATGCTGGAAGAAGCACAATTCCGGTTCCATACAAACGCCAGATGGTGAATTCAAACGTCCGTTCGGCATACTTTGCACATATCACTGCATGCTGTGGTTCCCACCAAT CTATCCATACTGCGAATTCATTTTCGATCTTCGAATGTCGAGGCATTTTACTTCCTATCCCGATTGTTATGAGATCCGCTGCAATGAGACCTTCACCTTCATCGGCAACTGA